The window CAACAACGATTGTATGACTACGGGCAAGCTACACTAGTGGCTTTTAGGGAGGTGGAAGATGCCTTGGTACAGGATGTGAAACAAACCGAACGATTGGAAAATATCGCACGCCAATTGGAACTGGCCGAAAAAAGTAACAAACAGCTACGGGTCGAGTTCTTGAACGGTTTCAGTCCCTATTTGGATGTGCTTTTGGGACTGGACCAAGAACAACAATTGCGAAGGGATTATGTTTCGGCCCGATTGCAGCACGTACAAACCAGAATAGCGCTCCACCGCGCCCTGGCTGGGGGATTTGAAACGGGAAGGACCTTGGATGACGGAAACAGTAAACTAAACGAATTCTATGAGCAGTAAAAAACTGATTTTGATATGTTTGGCCATTTTGGTCGGGGGAATCTTGATTACCGTACTCATTTTTTCCACCGAGCCTGAAGCACAAAGTGAAGGAGCCAGCATTGAAACTGCCATCTTGGTCGATGTCGTGGAGGCGGAAAAAGGCACCTATGCCCCGACCATAGTGGCCACGGGTACGGTTCAGCCTGTGGAAGATGTCACCCTAAGCCCCTTGGTATCCGGCCAGATTATCCGCAGAGACCCGGCATTCACACCGGGCGGATTTGTAAAAAAAGGAGAAGTCCTACTACAAATAGACCCATCGGATTACCGAAATACTTTGGAACTCAGGAAAAGTGAACTATTGCAATCGGAAACCACCTTGGCCACCGAAATGGGGAGGCAGCAAATCGCTGAAGAAGACCTACAGCTCATTACAAGGGACTCGCTATTTGGGAGTAATCCACTCTCGGAGGATGAAACCCAGTTGGTACTGCGCAAACCGCAATTAAATGCCGTAAAGGCTACTATCGAAGCTGCGAAAGCTTCGGTAAACCAAGCCCAATTGAATTTGGAAAGAACCACGATTCGCGCACCTTTTGATGCCCATATCCTAAGTCAAAATGTGACCATAGGTTCGCAAGTGGCCCAGGGCGATGCTTTGGGAAGGATCGTAGGGACCGATAGTTACTGGGTTACGGCAACTGTACCCATTTCCAGACTGCAATGGCTTCGGTTTCCGGAATCCACCAATGATAAAGGCTCAATGGTTCATATCGAAAATCCTACCGCTTGGCCAAAGGATGCGCATAGGGAGGGGTATTTGGATAGGCAAATAGGTGCTTTGGATGCACAAACACGACTAGCTAGGGTTCTGGTCAGGGTAGACGACCCGTTGGCAACGTCTGAAGAACTTGAAGGTGCCCCAAAATTAATGATAGGAACCTTTGTGGAAGTGAACATTCAGGCAGATTCCATTCCCAATGTGGTGAGGCTCGACAGGGATTTGGTCCGAAGCAATCAAACAGCTTGGGTGATGAAGGACGGTCTATTGGAAATACGCGAGTTGGATATCATACTAACCGATAATCGCTACGCTTTCGTGAGGTCAGGATTGGAGCAGGGAGACATGGTGGTAACCACCAATCTCAGCACGGTTTCCAATGGAATCGAACTTAGGACGAGGTCGGAAGAAAGCACTACGGGAAGCAATGATTAAAGAATTGATGTGATGGAAGAAGAAAAGAAAAAGAATCGAAAGGTGCGCAAGGAAGGCGCCATTGGTTATATGGCAAGGAATTCCATTGCCACCAATCTCTTGATGTTGATACTCCTTGGTGGCGGTATTTTCACCATGTACACTATTCAAAAGGAGGTGTTTCCCGAATTTCAACTGGACTTTGTGGATGTATCCGTTGCCTACCCTGGTGCTTCTCCCGCAGAAGTGGAGCAAGGGGTGCTCCAACCGGTGGAAGAGGCGGTACGAAGCGTTCAGGGTATCAAGGAAATTGTTTCGGAGGCGAGTGAAGGCTCAGGGCAAATCAGTATTGAATTGGTTGCTGGTTCTGAACGCATGAAGGCTTTTCAGGATATTGATCAGGCCATCAACCGGATCCGTACCTTTCCAGATGATATTGAACGTCCAGAGGTTAGTCTGAGGTCTAGACAAAGGGATGTCATCCAAATAGGGCTTTACGGTGATGCGGATATTTGGACACTCCGAGTACTGGCCGAACGTTTACGTACTCTGCTGCTCAATGATCCCTCAATTACCCAGGTGGAACTCAATAATGTGCCCGATTATGAGACCCGGATAGAAATTACACGTAACAACCTCCAAAAATACAATCTCACCCTTGGCCAAGTGGCCGACATTATCCGTCAAAGTAGCAACGATGTTCCTGCCGGGGCCGTCCAGACCCAAAGCGGGGAAATTCTCCTGAGGATGAAGGAACGCAAACAATGGGCGGACGAATACGGAAATATCACTATAGTTTCGGCGCCCTCTGGAGCTAAGGTTAGTTTAAAGGACATTGCAACCATTACCGATGGATTCGAAGAAACCGGCTT is drawn from Flagellimonas sp. MMG031 and contains these coding sequences:
- a CDS encoding efflux RND transporter periplasmic adaptor subunit, with product MSSKKLILICLAILVGGILITVLIFSTEPEAQSEGASIETAILVDVVEAEKGTYAPTIVATGTVQPVEDVTLSPLVSGQIIRRDPAFTPGGFVKKGEVLLQIDPSDYRNTLELRKSELLQSETTLATEMGRQQIAEEDLQLITRDSLFGSNPLSEDETQLVLRKPQLNAVKATIEAAKASVNQAQLNLERTTIRAPFDAHILSQNVTIGSQVAQGDALGRIVGTDSYWVTATVPISRLQWLRFPESTNDKGSMVHIENPTAWPKDAHREGYLDRQIGALDAQTRLARVLVRVDDPLATSEELEGAPKLMIGTFVEVNIQADSIPNVVRLDRDLVRSNQTAWVMKDGLLEIRELDIILTDNRYAFVRSGLEQGDMVVTTNLSTVSNGIELRTRSEESTTGSND